One window of Hymenobacter sp. BRD128 genomic DNA carries:
- a CDS encoding organic hydroperoxide resistance protein: protein MDSTKNTLYTADATAVGGRSGHVRSATGIIDLDMSVPEGLGGKKGATNPEELFAAGYSSCFQQALLVIAQRNNDKLDPGTEVKCSVTLFQEGEGYGLSAVLDVDLKSFDRDKTIEMVRQAHKICPYSVGTRGNMEVELRVQGQAVPVQAEENAGVAEGK from the coding sequence ATGGACTCTACTAAAAATACCCTCTACACGGCTGATGCGACGGCCGTGGGTGGCCGCAGCGGCCACGTGCGCTCCGCCACTGGTATTATTGACCTCGATATGTCGGTGCCCGAAGGCCTCGGCGGCAAAAAAGGCGCTACCAATCCCGAAGAATTATTCGCGGCCGGCTATTCGTCGTGCTTTCAGCAGGCGCTGCTCGTTATTGCGCAGCGTAATAATGATAAACTCGACCCCGGCACCGAGGTAAAATGCTCGGTAACACTGTTTCAGGAGGGTGAAGGCTACGGTCTGAGCGCCGTGCTCGATGTAGACCTGAAGTCTTTTGACCGCGACAAAACTATCGAAATGGTGCGTCAGGCCCATAAAATCTGCCCCTATTCGGTAGGCACGCGCGGCAACATGGAGGTGGAGCTAAGGGTCCAAGGCCAAGCCGTGCCCGTGCAGGCCGAAGAAAATGCCGGGGTAGCCGAAGGCAAGTAA